From the Montipora capricornis isolate CH-2021 chromosome 2, ASM3666992v2, whole genome shotgun sequence genome, one window contains:
- the LOC138033392 gene encoding uncharacterized protein, giving the protein MALSLESLLKKRRTKKTTPVRRFIQHRANYNALPPQDTASNDTTSNVTVNLCTMPNVLTQHNLTDNNTTPINITANSNYTSPHITSHASMSNTLARTRKRSRRKSKPAKLPLDHSSVINLSNSILSPDEIFVLARGLTFCPTPRHINWPEISADMYDFARRMRLTEYFFDENNTTNVNKRDNPFHNKSTWNPPTNREQALDTFLDAVKLDITTCKPKPIRDNLTTSERQAIHQLKQRQDIVIKPADKGSGTVIMDKTWYIDECNRQLNDSKFYTVDIQKRVTVYVKRMYTDDLIDEKTKQYLIQPDVKPGRFYILPKVHKPGNPGRPIVSSNSHPTERISHFIDHHLQPLVHKLPSHVKDTNDFLNKLLTIGKLPSNSLLVTLDVSSLYTNIPHNEGINACDHFLRTDPHNIIPTGTICDLIRMILTMNNFTFNDSHYLQIHGTAMGTKMAPSFANLFLGLFEKNALRNL; this is encoded by the exons ATGGCCTTATCGCTCGAGTCTCTGCTCAAGAAAAGACGCACGAAGAAAACTACACCCGTCCGCCGTTTCATTCAACACCGAGCCAACTACAACGCTTTACCTCCACAAGATACTGCTTCTAACGACACTACATCTAATGTTACGGTTAACCTTTGCACCATGCCTAATGTCCTCACTCAACACAATCTTACAGATAACAACACAACTCCTATTAACATAACTGCTAACAGCAACTACACTTCACCTCACATTACCAGTCACGCATCCATGTCTAATACTCTCGCCCGCACTCGCAAACGCTCTCGCCGCAAGAGCAAGCCTGCTAAGCTCCCACTTGATCACTCGTCTGTTATTAATCTCTCTAATTCTATTCTGTCTCCAGACGAGATATTTGTTCTCGCACGTGGCCTCACATTCTGCCCTACTCCTCGTCACATCAACTGGCCTGAAATCTCAGCCGACATGTACGACTTTGCTCGACGTATGCGACTAACAGAGTACTTCTTTGACGAGAACAACACCACTAACGTGAACAAACGAGACAACCCTTTCCATAATAAAAGCACTTGGAACCCTCCCACTAACAGAGAACAGGCCCTAGATACATTCTTAGACGCTGTTAAACTTGACATCACTACATGTAAACCTAAACCTATTCGCGACAATCTTACCACCTCAGAACGACAGGCAATACACCAACTTAAACAACGACAAGACATTGTAATAAAACCAGCAGACAAGGGTTCCGGTACGGTTATTATGGATAAAACCTGGTACATTGACGAATGCAACAGACAACTTAACGACTCTAAATTCTACACTGTTGAcatacaaaaacgagtaacagtaTACGTAAAAAGAATGTACACTGACGACCTCATTgacgagaagacaaaacaatacctgatacaacctgacgtaaaaccaggacgtttctacatccttcccaaagtacacaagcccggtaacccaggacgccctattgtttcatctaatagtcatcccactgaacgcatatcccattttattgaccaccatcttcaaccccttgtccacaaactaccatctcatgttaaagacactaacgattttctcaataaactccttaccattggcaaattaccctctaattcactattagtaacacttgacgtctcatctctatacactaatattccacataatgaagGTATTAATGCTTGTGATCATTTCTTACGCACTGATCCTCACAACATCATTCCCactggcactatttgcgacctcatccgcatgattctcaccatgaataacttcacttttaatgatagccactaccttcaaatccacggcacagctatgggcaccaaaatggccccctcttttgctaacctcttcctcgggcttttcgaaaaaaatgctctaaggaac CTCTAA